The sequence below is a genomic window from Halolamina litorea.
CCTTCTCGTCCTGGAACTCCGTGATCTCGGCTTCCTTCTCCTCGATCTCCGCGTCGATCTCTTCGAGCTCCTGGGAGAGCTGCTGGAGCTGCTGCTGACCTCCACCCATCATGCGGCGGTCACCTCCGAGATCTCGATCTGCGTGCGCTTGAGGTTGTGCTCGGCACCGAACTGCGAGAGCACGTGCTCCTCGGCGACCGACTCGTTCTCCGCCTCGACGCTCCGCTCGAAGGCCTGCTGCCCGTCCCGGGCCTCGAACGTACCGCTCACAGTAAACTGGCTCATACCCGAAAAAGGCCGCGCGAGCGGGAAGTAGCTTCCGAAAGGGTTCTCGTTCGGCGTCGCCGGGCTTACTCCAAGTAGCCCAGCGTGTCCTCGATACGCCCCAGTTCCGGACCGGTGGTGTCACGCCCGACGACGTAGCCGTCGTCGTTCGCGACCAACCCCGAGCCGACCAGCGGGGCGCCGTAGTTGATCGTCCCCACGTCGGCGTAGACGCCGAGGAGCTCCTCGACGGCCTCCAACTCCGCCTCCCGGGAGCCGGGCTGGCAGAGTACGCCGTTGTTCGTGGCGACGGCGGCGGTACCGACGGTGTCCACGTCGCCGAGCGATCCACGCTCGACGGGGACCTCGAGCGCCTCGCCGACCACGTCGACCTGCTCGTCGGTCAGGTCGGGGTGGACGTAGGCACCGTTGTCGTTGGCGAGTACGACGTTCCCGGCGGCGTTGATCCGCCCCGGCAGCCCGTGGACGGGCTTGTCGGTCGCCGACTCGATACGCTCGCGCTCGCGGTCGGTGGCCCGACCGGAGACCAGCAGGCCGTTCTCGTTACCGACGGCGAGTGCGCCGACGGTGTTGGAACCGGCGACGGTCGTCGGCAGGGCATCGACGCCGAGCTCGTCGGTCATCCCCTCGATGACGTCGTCCTCGGCGTCCGGACGGATCAGCAGACAGTCGTCAGTCGCTCGCGCGAACACCCCGACGTACGAGGAGCCGGCGAAAGCCGCGCGGAACACGACGTGTTACTCCGCCGGCTCGGCCTCGACGACCGTCTCGCCGTCCTCGTCGAACCGTGCGGCGCGGACGCGGATGGAACTCGGAGGCTTGCTTCGCCCGCGCTCCCAGACGGTCTCGTTGACTGCCGGGTCCAGACGGACCTCGTCCTCGTCGACCGAGAAGTTCTTCGCCAGGTGCTCGCGGACGATCGACATCGCACGGTCGCCGCGCTCCTGCTTCGGCGCCTTCTTCGCGTCGCGGAGCGGGACGGTGACGACCCGCTCCTCGAAGTCGTTCGCGCTCATTATTCGTCGATGTCAGAGCGCCGCCAGTTGCGCCGCTTCGGGTTGCGGGTGACTTCCATGTCGGTCTTCATCATGACCCACGCGGGAACGCGGGAGTTCTGTCGCTCCTTCTTACCGAGTCGCTTTTTCTGCGCTTTCGACTTCTTCCCCATAGTGGCCGTGAGTTCCCCCGCTCGACGTAAAACGCTGTCCATCCGCGCGAACACCCCGTGCGGGCGCGCCGATGGCTCTCCCCGTCCTGTCTCTGCCGTGGAAAAACCCGGTCGGCCGCCGTCGGCTCAGCCCGCCCTCGACTTCTCTCAAGCCGACACCCACCGAGTCGGGCGACAGAGCGCCCTCAGTTGGTTGTCGACTTCGAGCGCCCCTCGCCCTCCGTCGGCGGGACTTCGACGCCCTCGGCGGCCTCGGCGGTGACGGTCTCCTTCTCAACGTCGACGTGCCAGCGGTCGATCTGGTCGTCGTACTCCGAGAGGCGTTCGCTGACCTCGCTTTTCAGGTCGTCGTCGTTGATGTTGACCTCAAAGACGAACTCGGCCTCGGCGCCCCGGGAGCTCTGCTGGACGTTCGCGCTCACCAGTTCGTTGTCGAAGTAGTACGGCGCGAGTTGGGTCATGACCTTCCGGTAGACGGTGTCTTCCACCGTCCGGATGGCCTTCCGACTCGCCGAGTCGGCCGCGCGGGTGGCGTAGCCGATGGAGTCCTGCCAGCGCTCGATGGCGCCGCCGTTGTCGCCCTCTTCGACTTTCTCGTAGGATTCGGTCAGCTTCTCGCCGGCGGACTTGATGTCGTCCTCCGGCTCCTTCCCCTCGCGCTCGCCGGGGCCTTCCTGGATGCTCGCCTGCTCCGCGGTCTTCTCCTCGACGTCCTCGTCGAGGGTCTCGTGAGCCTTCGGGCGCCACTCGTCCCACGCCTCGAACGCGTCACCGTCGACACCGGCGTCGCGCAGCGCGCGAGTGATCCGTTCACCGTGTTCGACCACGTCGCCCCACGAGCCGCGCTGTTTGAAGCCGGCGATGCTCTCCTCCATCTCACCGGAGGAAAGGTCGTGCTGACACATAAGTCCACGTAGTCCCTGTCAGCACACGCCACGACGCCGTTGCCGCTGTCACCCGGCTTTTAGCGTGCGGGACCCCATCGGAGGCGTATGAGCGACGCCGCCGACCGGCCGGCGATGACCGACCTACTGGAGACCGAACGGCCGGACTTCCGGCAGGTGCTCTCCTGTGTGTTCGGGGTGCAGGACCACCAGAGCCGCGCCTACCTCGCGCTGCTCGACCGCCCCGAGAGCACCGTCGCCGAACTCGCCGAGGCCCTCAACCGCGACCGGAGCAACGTCAACCGATCGTTGACGGCGCTGCTGGAGAAGGGACTGGTCGAACGCAACCGGCGACTGCTCGACCCCGGCGGCTACGTCTACGAGTACACCGCGGTCCCGCTGCCGGAGGCGAAAGCGATGCTCCACGAGGCCCTCGACGAGTGGGTCGAGAGCGTCCACGGCCGCATCGACGACTTCGGCGACGACTGACACGCCCCGCCCCACTTTTCCCCTCCGGGCCCCCAGCCACGCTCGATGACCGACGCGCTCTCGCTCGACGCTCCGGCGCCGACCCGGCCCGACGGCGTCGACGGCGACTGTTGGCTGGCCTGTATCGACTGCGGCGCGACGTTCCCGCCGTTCGCGGCGATCCGCTACTCCTGTGACGACTGTGGCGGCCTGCTGGAGGTCCGCTACGCCGACCTGCCTGATTGGGACGCGTTCGAGGGTCGGGGGGTCTGGCGCTACGCCGCCGCACTTCCCTTCGAGACGGGCCGGACCGGCCCGCTCGACTCGGATCACCCGTCAGGAGTGAGCCTTCCCGAAGGGGACACCCCGCTCTACGAGGTCCCCCGCATCGAGGACGAACTCGGCCTCGACCGGCTCCGCGTCAAACACGAGGGGATGAACCCCACGGGCAGTTTCAAGGACCGCGGCATGACCGTCGGCGTCGGCGCCGCCGCCGCCGTCGGCGTCGACCGACTCGCCTGCGCGTCGACGGGCAACACCTCCGCGGCCCTCGCGGCCTACGGCGCCCGCGCCGGCCTCGAAACCCTCGTCCTGCTCCCCGCGGGGAAGGTCGCCGCCGGTAAGGTCGCCCAAGCGGCGCTCCACGACGCCCGCATCCTCGAAGTCGACGGCAACTTCGACGACTGCCTCGACATCGTGCAGGACCTCGCCGACCGCGGCGAGGCCTACCTGCTCAACTCGCTCAACCCCTTCCGGCTGGAGGGCCAGAAGACGATCGGGCTGGAGATCCTCGAACGGTTCCGCGACGAGGAGGGCGGCTACCCCGACCGGATCGTCCTCCCCGTCGGGAACGCTGGCAACACCGCGGCGCTCTACAAGTGTTTCCGCGAACTGGTC
It includes:
- a CDS encoding DUF5828 family protein — its product is MEESIAGFKQRGSWGDVVEHGERITRALRDAGVDGDAFEAWDEWRPKAHETLDEDVEEKTAEQASIQEGPGEREGKEPEDDIKSAGEKLTESYEKVEEGDNGGAIERWQDSIGYATRAADSASRKAIRTVEDTVYRKVMTQLAPYYFDNELVSANVQQSSRGAEAEFVFEVNINDDDLKSEVSERLSEYDDQIDRWHVDVEKETVTAEAAEGVEVPPTEGEGRSKSTTN
- the rpl18a gene encoding 50S ribosomal protein L18Ae, which translates into the protein MSQFTVSGTFEARDGQQAFERSVEAENESVAEEHVLSQFGAEHNLKRTQIEISEVTAA
- the thrC gene encoding threonine synthase → MTDALSLDAPAPTRPDGVDGDCWLACIDCGATFPPFAAIRYSCDDCGGLLEVRYADLPDWDAFEGRGVWRYAAALPFETGRTGPLDSDHPSGVSLPEGDTPLYEVPRIEDELGLDRLRVKHEGMNPTGSFKDRGMTVGVGAAAAVGVDRLACASTGNTSAALAAYGARAGLETLVLLPAGKVAAGKVAQAALHDARILEVDGNFDDCLDIVQDLADRGEAYLLNSLNPFRLEGQKTIGLEILERFRDEEGGYPDRIVLPVGNAGNTAALYKCFRELVQAGALAREDVPKLTGVQAAGAAPFVEAIENGSETVERWETVETIATAIRIGEPVNAPKSLPGVRETGGTAVAVADEAITQAQRDLAREGIGVEPASAASVAGLRKLRERGEITSDEEVVCLTTGHLLKDPEAAAAAGGEPESVAADTGAVLELVGE
- a CDS encoding 50S ribosomal protein L39e, with amino-acid sequence MGKKSKAQKKRLGKKERQNSRVPAWVMMKTDMEVTRNPKRRNWRRSDIDE
- a CDS encoding helix-turn-helix domain-containing protein; this translates as MSDAADRPAMTDLLETERPDFRQVLSCVFGVQDHQSRAYLALLDRPESTVAELAEALNRDRSNVNRSLTALLEKGLVERNRRLLDPGGYVYEYTAVPLPEAKAMLHEALDEWVESVHGRIDDFGDD
- a CDS encoding 50S ribosomal protein L31e, producing MSANDFEERVVTVPLRDAKKAPKQERGDRAMSIVREHLAKNFSVDEDEVRLDPAVNETVWERGRSKPPSSIRVRAARFDEDGETVVEAEPAE
- a CDS encoding translation initiation factor IF-6; this encodes MFRAAFAGSSYVGVFARATDDCLLIRPDAEDDVIEGMTDELGVDALPTTVAGSNTVGALAVGNENGLLVSGRATDRERERIESATDKPVHGLPGRINAAGNVVLANDNGAYVHPDLTDEQVDVVGEALEVPVERGSLGDVDTVGTAAVATNNGVLCQPGSREAELEAVEELLGVYADVGTINYGAPLVGSGLVANDDGYVVGRDTTGPELGRIEDTLGYLE